AAGCAAAAACAAGCAAGCAAGTCCGCATCTCATCCTCTTGCTCCTACTTGATGCGCTTATttgttcctcctctccccaaCACTCTTTGTTTTGTTCGCTGCCTCTGTCTCCGCGTTATTgtgtgctgttgttgtgtgtgAGCTTTCAAGCTTACCCatctcatctctctctctctctctctctctctctcgacgAGCCCTCTATCTCCTGCTCTCCCCTACCGTGCCTCcgtcgctcttcctcttgaTCCCGTGCGCGCGGCCTGACGTGTTCTTTGAACGCCCCAAGAggcacccacatacacacacacaccgtggATCAGGGTGGTCTTACCTTACTCTCTTCGCTATGTCTCAGGGTGAGCTGCAGATGTACTCATGGGCGGAGATCGCCAGGCACACAAAGGAGGACGACTGCTGGGTGGTGATGTACGGCAAAGTGTTGGATGTGAGCAAGTGGCTGCACGAGCACCCTGGCGGCCTCGACCCCATCAAGGACATGGGTGGGATGGATATCACGAACAGCTTCGAGAGCATCgggcacacaagcacagcgtTGTTGAAAAGCAAAGCTTTCATCATCGGCCGCGTGGACCCGGAGGAGTCGAGGATACGTAAGGAGGCGGCTAAGAAGGCGTCGACTCCGGCCCCAAAGTGGTCAGAGACGACGCGCGAAGAGTTACGGCATTACAAGGGTGGTGAGGGTATTATCCCGCTGCCCGTCATTATCGGCGCGGCAATTGCTGTCCTAGCCCTTCTAATCTATCTGCTGAAGTGACACAGTTCTGCATGCGcccatgcgtgtgtgtgtgttcacaTATGTGAAGGACTGATGTGAGAGTGAGAAGCACCCGTTTCCCCAAGACCTGCCCAAGCCATCGACCACAACGAGAATAGAAAATATAAACGTTAtcagggaagagggggggggaggagggggaagcgagagaagaaaaggggcacCTATTCATCACCAGTGGGGTGTGGTAGaccccttctcttcactttacgcacttctctctctttctttctttttcctttcctgtgGCTCGAGCAGGGAAGAGGCACCAAGGGCTCAGCGAGCATAATGGCGCACCGGCTGAGCGGCTGAGCCGCAAATAACAACAAAAGGATTAAGGACACCCGTGAGCAATGCTAGTTGATGGCGTGAAGGGCTGGTGTGCCATACGCATACCCACGCATATGCGTGCATAGCAACGAAGGAAACTccgagaggggaagaagcggcagcgcggcgttTTCGCCGTGTTGCCTCTGTTCGAGTGTGAGGGGTGACAGAGCTTTTGCTGCCTTTTCATTAGCATGCGTCTAGATGTGGTCAGTGGAATGGCAGCTCTGAAGAAAAGTGAAGACCACGAAAAATGAGCGTTAAGGAGCCACTTCAAAGCATGAGAGGGGCAGTTGAGCGTTTGACAATACCAAAGAAGTGGTGCATCGTAAGACGTAGGGAGGACTGAGAAACAAAGGAGACGTGAGGTGCATGGCTGGGGGCCAGCTGCGTGCTGCATGCTCACTCGCTGGAgactcctcttcccctcgcttTCTCCGCTTATTTGGCGATAAAAGTACACGTGCGTGTCTTCTGTGTGTCTATGCCGATTAGTGGTCGGAGGAGACAAACAGGGCCATAGGCCGCCCTCCTCTGTTTTTCCCTTGTCTTGTGTTTTGTTGCTCTTTGCACCTGGCCATTCGCAACTTTGATCAGGCTGGTGCGCATCGTGATAGACCCGATTGCCCCAGCTGGCAGGACGATCTGtgcattttttcttttctttctctgatCACACATCTGAGGTACTCTCCGTCTATCATCTGCCGCTCCCTCTCAAGACACGGAGGCGCCTCCTGGGGAGGCACTGGATGAAGCGGAGCTTTCACAGAAACGTccccatacacgcacacaatcACACGCTCTACGGGCATTAAaggttgggggaggggggagtgcaAGAGTGGCATAAAAAATGTCAGCTGGCGGGAGAgtgtgccgcagcggagAGCACCCAAAACGCTCTCAGCCCTTCCACGTTGCCTCACGCTTTTCAACTCCTGACGTAGCGCTAAGGTGCGGCGTCAGAGTTTTAAATTACTTTAtttctttattttttttctcttttttctttccattTCGGGGTGCTTGAGATGCGCATGTTGGGCGAGGCGACGCGTGTATGGCCAGAAAGGAGGGGATGCGGAGATGAAGAGGGTACACAACTGAtggaggaaggaggacgTCTACAATGTATGTCTCCTAATGCGGACTTTGGCGCTGATTCCTCCCCTTTTTCAtgttcctctttttcttcgtccGTGTGGTGGACCCCATCACTCTGTCTCGCGATTCTTGCCTTGTTTTCCTTCTGCGCCTCTCACCCTTACTCTTGACTCCTCCCTCTAGGATTgcgacaccgtcgccacgGCGCCGAGTGACTGCTGCGCGATCAAGCTCAATCTCCACTCCGAGGAGGGGATATGACTTGGTACCACTAATGATGGTTGGGGCCCAATTAGGCTCTTGCCACGAAGCGAACCGGAGACTGTACGGCGTCCTGGTTGTCAAGTCGATCGGCAATGGCTGTGTCTACCGAAGCtacaaagaagaaaagacgTACGAGCCTCAGAGTACCGCGCTGACCCTGACCACCACATGCCGAAAGCGCtccaaggaggagggagagacgatGAATTGTCCATGcggtcccccccccccgccccgccccNNNNNNNNNNNNNNNNNNNNNNNNNNNNNNNNNNNNNNNNNNNNNNNNNNNNNNNNNNNNNNNNNNNNNNNNNNNNNNNNNNNNNNNNNNNNNNNNNNNNNNNNNNNNNNNNNNNNNNNNNNNNNNNNNNNNNNNNNNNNNNNNNNNNNNNNNNNNNNNNNNNNNNNNNNNNNNNNNNNNNNNNNNNNNNNNNNNNNNNNNNNNNNNNNNNNNNNNNNNNNNNNNNNNNNNNNNNNNNNNNNNNNNNNNNNNNNNNNNNNNNNNNNNNNNNNNNNNNNNNNNNNNNNNNNNNNNNNNNNNNNNNNNNNNNNNNNNNNNNNNNNNNNNNNNNNNNNNNNNNNNNNNNNNNNNNNNNNNNNNNNNNNNNNNNNNNNNNNNNNNNNNNNNNNNNNNNNNNNNNNNNNNNNNNNNNNNNNNNNNNNNNNNNNNNNNNNNNNNNNNNNNNNNNNNNNNNNNNNNNNNNNNNNNNNNNNNNNNNNNNNNNNNNNNNNNNNNNNNNNNNNNNNNNNNNNNNNNNNNNNNNNNNNNNNNNNNNNNNNNNNNNNNNNNNNNNNNNNNNNNNNNNNNNNNNNNNNNNNNNNNNNNNNNNNNNNNNNNNNNNNNNNNNNNNNNNNNNNNNNNNNNNNNNNNNNNNNNNNNNNNNNNNNNNNNNNNNNNNNNNNNNNNNNNNNNNNNNNNNNNNNNNNNNNNNNNNNNNNNNNNNNNNNNNNNNNNNNNNNNNNNNNNNNNNNNNNNNNNNNNNNNNNNNNNNNNNNNNNNNNNNNNNNNNNNNNNNNNNNNNNNNNNNNNNNNNNNNNNNNNNNNNNNNNNNNNNNNNNNNNNNNNNNNNNNNNNNNNNNNNNNNNNNNNNNNNNNNNNNNNNNNNNNNNNNNNNNNNNNNNNNNNNNNNNNNNNNNNNNNNNNNNNNNNNNNNNNNNNNNNNNNNNNNNNNNNNNNNNNNNNNNNNNNNNNNNNNNNNNNNNNNNNNNNNNNNNNNNNNNNNNNNNNNNNNNNNNNNNNNNNNNNNNNNNNNNNNNNNNNNNNNNNNNNNNNNNNNNNNNNNNNNNNNNNNNNNNNNNNNNNNNNNNNNNNNNNNNNNNNNNNNNNNNNNNNNNNNNNNNNNNNNNNNNNNNNNNNNNNNNNNNNNNNNNNNNNNNNNNNNNNNNNNNNNNNNNNNNNNNNNNNNNNNNNNNNNNNNNNNNNNNNNNNNNNNNNNNNNNNNNNNNNNNNNNNNNNNNNNNNNNNNNNNNNNNNNNNNNNNNNNNNNNNNNNNNNNNNNNNNNNNNNNNNNNNNNNNNNNNNNNNNNNNNNNNNNNNNNNNNNNNNNNNNNNNNNNNNNNNNNNNNNNNNNNNNNNNNNNNNNNNNNNNNNNNNNNNNNNNNNNNNNNNNNNNNNNNNNNNNNNNNNNNNNNNNNNNNNNNNNNNNNNNNNNNNNNNNNNNNNNNNNNNNNNNNNNNNNNNNNNNNNNNNNNNNNNNNNNNNNNNNNNNNNNNNNNNNNNNNNNNNNNNNNNNNNNNNNNNNNNNNNNNNNNNNNNNNNNNNNNNNNNNNNNNNNNNNNNNNNNNNNNNNNNNNNNNNNNNNNNNNNNNNNNNNNNNNNNNNNNNNNNNNNNNNNNNNNNNNNNNNNNNNNNNNNNNNNNNNNNNNNNNNNNNNNNNNNNNNNNNNNNNNNNNNNNNNNNNNNNNNNNNNNNNNNNNNNNNNNNNNNNNNNNNNNNNNNNNNNNNNNNNNNNNNNNNNNNNNNNNNNNNNNNNNNNNNNNNNNNNNNNNNNNNNNNNNNNNNNNNNNNNNNNNNNNNNNNNNNNNNNNNNNNNNNNNNNNNNNNNNNNNNNNNNNNNNNNNNNNNNNNNNNNNNNNNNNNNNNNNNNNNNNNNNNNNNNNNNNNNNNNNNNNNNNNNNNNNNNNNNNNNNNNNNNNNNNNNNNNNNNNNNNNNNNNNNNNNNNNNNNNNNNNNNNNNNNNNNNNNNNNNNNNNNNNNNNNNNNNNNNNNNNNNNNNNNNNNNNNNNNNNNNNNNNNNNNNNNNNNNNNNNNNNNNNNNNNNNNNNNNNNNNNNNNNNNNNNNNNNNNNNNNNNNNNNNNNNNNNNNNNNNNNNNNNNNNNNNNNNNNNNNNNNNNNNNNNNNNNNNNNNNNNNNNNNNNNNNNNNNNNNNNNNNNNNNNNNNNNNNNNNNNNNNNNNNNNNNNNNNNNNNNNNNNNNNNNNNNNNNNNNNNNNNNNNNNNNNNNNNNNNNNNNNNNNNNNNNNNNNNNNNNNNNNNNNNNNNNNNNNNNNNNNNNNNNNNNNNNNNNNNNNNNNNNNNNNNNNNNNNNNNNNNNNNNNNNNNNNNNNNNNNNNNNNNNNNNNNNNNNNNNNNNNNNNNNNNNNNNNNNNNNNNNNNNNNNNNNNNNNNNNNNNNNNNNNNNNNNNNNNNNNNNNNNNNNNNNNNNNNNNNNNNNNNNNNNNNNNNNNNNNNNNNNNNNNNNNNNNNNNNNNNNNNNNNNNNNNNNNNNNNNNNNNNNNNNNNNNNNNNNNNNNNNNNNNNNNNNNNNNNNNNNNNNNNNNNNNNNNNNNNNNNNNNNNNNNNNNNNNNNNNNNNNNNNNNNNNNNNNNNNNNNNNNNNNNNNNNNNNNNNNNNNNNNNNNNNNNNNNNNNNNNNNNNNNNNNNNNNNNNNNNNNNNNNNNNNNNNNNNNNNNNNNNNNNNNNNNNNNNNNNNNNNNNNNNNNNNNNNNNNNNNNNNNNNNNNNNNNNNNNNNNNNNNNNNNNNNNNNNNNNNNNNNNNNNNNNNNNNNNNNNNNNNNNNNNNNNNNNNNNNNNNNNNNNNNNNNNNNNNNNNNNNNNNNNNNNNNNNNNNNNNNNNNNNNNNNNNNNNNNNNNNNNNNNNNNNNNNNNNNNNNNNNNNNNNNNNNNNNNNNNNNNNNNNNNNNNNNNNNNNNNNNNNNNNNNNNNNNNNNNNNNNNNNNNNNNNNNNNNNNNNNNNNNNNNNNNNNNNNNNNNNNNNNNNNNNNNNNNNNNNNNNNNNNNNNNNNNNNNNNNNNNNNNNNNNNNNNNNNNNNNNNNNNNNTGTCGGGGTTGGGAGAGGGCAGGAAGCGAGAACAATGTGGGAAGGAAGGGGCGCCCAGACAA
This portion of the Leishmania panamensis strain MHOM/PA/94/PSC-1 chromosome 11 sequence genome encodes:
- a CDS encoding cytochrome b5, putative (TriTrypDB/GeneDB-style sysID: LpmP.11.0600), which gives rise to MSQGELQMYSWAEIARHTKEDDCWVVMYGKVLDVSKWLHEHPGGLDPIKDMGGMDITNSFESIGHTSTALLKSKAFIIGRVDPEESRIRKEAAKKASTPAPKWSETTREELRHYKGGEGIIPLPVIIGAAIAVLALLIYLLK